Proteins from a genomic interval of Marmoricola sp. OAE513:
- the metH gene encoding methionine synthase has protein sequence MRPDCTDELTRALSERIMVIDGAMGTAIQRDRPDEAGYRGERFADWPSDVQGNNELLTLTQPQIITGIHREYLEAGADIIETNTFSANTVSMGDYGMEELSFELNYESARLARAACDAFSTPEKPRYVAGAIGPTTRTATISPDVNDPGARNISYDQLVAAYLEAANGLVDGGSDILLIETIFDSLNAKAAIFAVETLFEERGRRWPVIISGTITDASGRTLSGQTTEAFWNAMRHAKPIAVGLNCALGAPEMRPYLAEMGRIADTFVSAYPNAGLPNAFGEYDESPERQASYIAEFADAGLVNLVGGCCGTTPAHIAAIAQVVEGKTQRSLPEIEVATRLSGLEPLNVTEDSLFVNIGERTNITGSARFRNLIKAEDYDTALSVALQQVEVGAQVIDINMDEGMIDGVAAMDRFTKLIAAEPDISRVPVMIDSSKWEVIEAGLKNVQGKPIVNSISMKEGEEKFIREAQLCRKYGAAVVVMAFDEQGQADNLERRKEICGRAYKILTEQVGFPAEDIIFDPNCFALATGIEEHATYGIDFIEACAWIKENLPGVHISGGISNVSFSFRGNNPVREAIHAVFLFHAIKAGLDMGIVNAGALVVYDEIDPELRDRIEDVVLNRREDAAERLLEIAERFNVAGQAEDPQAAEWRSLPVRERITHALVKGLDADVEADTEELRAEIAAAGGRPIEVIEGPLMDGMNVVGDLFGAGKMFLPQVVKSARVMKKAVAYLLPFIEAEKQPGDEDRSNGTIVMATVKGDVHDIGKNIVGVVLQCNNYTVIDLGVMVPAQTILDAAKEHKADIIGLSGLITPSLDEMVNFAVEMERQGLDIPLLIGGATTSRAHTAVKVSPRRGGPVVWVKDASRSVPVAAALLDDKQRPALLEATETDYAALRERHAQKNERPTLTLEKARANRTPISWDGYVPPVPAIGTGLRVFSDYDIAELREYIDWQPFFNAWEMKGKFPDILNNPASGEAARKLYDDAQDMLDRLIKEKWLTANGVIGFFPANAVGDDIEVYADESRTEVISTLRNLRQQGEHRDGIPNRSLGDYVAPKDTGLADYVGGFAVTAGLGSEVRIKEFKDALDDYSAILLESVADRLAEAFAERMHERVRKEFWGYQAEEDLSNEELIGEKYVGIRPAPGYPACPEHTEKQTLFGLLDATSNTGIELTESMAMWPGAAVSGWYFSHPDSQYFVVGRLAQDQVADYASRKGWTLKEAERWLGPNLGYNPED, from the coding sequence CTGCGCCCCGACTGCACCGACGAGCTCACCCGCGCGCTGAGCGAGCGGATCATGGTCATCGACGGGGCGATGGGTACGGCGATCCAGCGGGACCGGCCCGACGAGGCCGGCTACCGGGGCGAGCGGTTCGCGGACTGGCCGTCGGACGTCCAGGGCAACAACGAGCTGCTGACGCTGACCCAGCCGCAGATCATCACCGGCATCCACCGCGAGTACCTCGAGGCCGGCGCCGACATCATCGAGACGAACACGTTCAGCGCGAACACGGTCTCGATGGGCGACTACGGCATGGAGGAGCTCTCCTTCGAGCTCAACTACGAGTCCGCCCGGCTGGCCCGCGCAGCGTGCGACGCGTTCTCGACGCCGGAGAAGCCGCGGTACGTCGCCGGCGCGATCGGCCCCACCACCCGCACGGCCACCATCTCGCCGGACGTGAACGACCCGGGTGCGCGCAACATCTCCTACGACCAGCTGGTCGCGGCCTACCTCGAAGCAGCCAACGGGCTCGTCGACGGCGGTTCCGACATCCTGCTGATCGAGACGATCTTCGACTCCCTCAACGCGAAGGCAGCGATCTTCGCCGTCGAGACGCTGTTCGAGGAGCGCGGGCGTCGCTGGCCGGTGATCATCTCCGGCACCATCACCGACGCGTCCGGCCGCACGCTGTCCGGTCAGACCACCGAGGCCTTCTGGAACGCCATGCGGCACGCGAAGCCGATCGCGGTGGGACTGAACTGCGCCCTCGGTGCGCCGGAGATGCGGCCCTACCTCGCCGAGATGGGCCGGATCGCCGACACCTTCGTCTCGGCGTACCCGAACGCGGGTCTGCCGAACGCCTTCGGTGAGTACGACGAGTCGCCCGAGCGCCAGGCCAGCTACATCGCCGAGTTCGCGGACGCCGGCCTGGTCAACCTGGTCGGAGGCTGCTGCGGCACGACGCCGGCCCACATCGCCGCGATCGCCCAGGTGGTCGAGGGCAAGACCCAGCGCTCGCTGCCCGAGATCGAGGTCGCGACCCGGCTGTCCGGCCTCGAGCCGCTGAACGTCACCGAGGACTCGCTGTTCGTCAACATCGGCGAGCGCACCAACATCACCGGCTCGGCGCGCTTCCGCAACCTGATCAAGGCCGAGGACTACGACACCGCGCTGTCGGTCGCGCTCCAGCAGGTCGAGGTCGGTGCGCAGGTCATCGACATCAACATGGACGAGGGCATGATCGACGGCGTCGCCGCGATGGACCGGTTCACCAAGCTGATCGCTGCCGAGCCGGACATCAGCCGCGTGCCCGTGATGATCGACTCCTCCAAGTGGGAGGTCATCGAGGCGGGCCTGAAGAACGTCCAGGGCAAGCCGATCGTCAACTCGATCTCCATGAAGGAGGGCGAGGAGAAGTTCATCCGCGAGGCGCAGCTGTGCCGCAAGTACGGCGCGGCCGTGGTCGTGATGGCCTTCGACGAGCAGGGTCAGGCCGACAACCTCGAGCGCCGCAAGGAGATCTGCGGCCGGGCCTACAAGATCCTGACCGAGCAGGTCGGGTTCCCGGCCGAGGACATCATCTTCGACCCGAACTGCTTCGCGCTCGCGACAGGTATCGAGGAGCACGCGACGTACGGCATCGACTTCATCGAGGCGTGCGCCTGGATCAAGGAGAACCTGCCGGGCGTGCACATCTCCGGTGGTATCTCGAACGTCTCCTTCTCGTTCCGCGGCAACAACCCGGTGCGCGAGGCGATCCACGCGGTCTTCCTGTTCCACGCCATCAAGGCCGGCCTGGACATGGGCATCGTGAACGCCGGCGCACTGGTCGTCTACGACGAGATCGACCCGGAGCTGCGCGACCGCATCGAGGACGTCGTCCTCAACCGGCGCGAGGACGCGGCCGAGCGCTTGCTGGAGATCGCGGAGCGCTTCAACGTCGCGGGCCAGGCCGAGGACCCGCAAGCCGCCGAGTGGCGGAGCCTGCCGGTGCGGGAGCGGATCACGCACGCCCTGGTCAAGGGTCTGGACGCCGACGTCGAGGCCGACACCGAGGAGCTGCGCGCGGAGATCGCCGCAGCCGGTGGTCGTCCGATCGAGGTGATCGAGGGACCGCTGATGGACGGCATGAACGTCGTCGGCGACCTGTTCGGCGCCGGCAAGATGTTCCTGCCCCAGGTCGTGAAGTCGGCGCGCGTCATGAAGAAGGCCGTGGCCTACCTGCTGCCGTTCATCGAGGCCGAGAAGCAACCTGGCGACGAGGACCGCAGCAACGGCACCATCGTGATGGCGACCGTGAAGGGCGACGTCCACGACATCGGCAAGAACATCGTGGGTGTCGTGCTGCAGTGCAACAACTACACCGTGATCGACCTCGGCGTGATGGTGCCTGCGCAGACGATCCTGGACGCTGCCAAGGAGCACAAGGCCGACATCATCGGGCTCTCCGGCCTGATCACCCCCTCGCTCGACGAGATGGTGAACTTCGCCGTCGAGATGGAGCGTCAGGGTCTGGACATCCCGCTGCTCATCGGTGGGGCGACGACCTCGCGCGCCCACACCGCCGTCAAGGTCTCGCCGCGTCGCGGCGGTCCGGTCGTGTGGGTCAAGGACGCCTCGCGGTCCGTCCCTGTGGCCGCAGCGCTGCTCGACGACAAGCAGCGTCCCGCGTTGCTCGAGGCCACCGAGACCGACTACGCGGCCCTGCGTGAGCGGCACGCCCAGAAGAACGAGCGGCCGACGCTCACCCTGGAGAAGGCCCGTGCGAACCGCACGCCGATCTCCTGGGACGGCTACGTCCCGCCGGTGCCGGCGATCGGGACCGGCCTCCGGGTCTTCAGCGACTACGACATCGCCGAGCTGCGCGAGTACATCGACTGGCAGCCGTTCTTCAACGCCTGGGAGATGAAGGGCAAGTTCCCCGACATCCTCAACAACCCTGCCTCCGGCGAGGCCGCCCGCAAGCTGTACGACGACGCGCAGGACATGCTCGACCGGCTGATCAAGGAGAAGTGGCTGACCGCCAACGGCGTCATCGGCTTCTTCCCCGCGAACGCGGTCGGCGACGACATCGAGGTGTACGCCGACGAGTCGCGGACCGAGGTGATCTCCACGCTGCGCAACCTGCGCCAGCAGGGCGAGCACCGCGACGGCATCCCGAACCGTTCGCTGGGCGACTACGTGGCGCCGAAGGACACCGGCCTGGCCGACTACGTCGGCGGGTTCGCGGTCACGGCGGGTCTGGGCAGCGAGGTCAGGATCAAGGAGTTCAAGGACGCGCTCGACGACTACTCGGCGATCCTGCTCGAGTCCGTCGCCGACCGTCTCGCCGAGGCGTTCGCCGAGCGGATGCACGAGCGGGTCCGCAAGGAGTTCTGGGGCTACCAGGCCGAGGAGGACCTCTCCAACGAGGAGCTGATCGGCGAGAAGTACGTCGGGATCCGGCCGGCCCCGGGCTACCCCGCGTGCCCGGAGCACACCGAGAAGCAGACCCTCTTCGGCTTGCTGGACGCGACCTCCAACACGGGCATCGAGCTGACCGAGTCGATGGCGATGTGGCCGGGGGCCGCCGTCAGCGGCTGGTACTTCTCACACCCGGACTCGCAGTACTTCGTGGTCGGACGCCTCGCCCAGGACCAGGTCGCCGACTACGCCTCGCGCAAGGGCTGGACGCTGAAGGAGGCCGAGCGCTGGCTCGGCCCCAACCTCGGCTACAACCCCGAAGACTGA
- a CDS encoding PAC2 family protein: MIEIDTVRPLVNPVLISAFEGWNDAAGAATGVIDHLVEVWDAQLVAAIDPEDYYDFQVNRPLVGTNDEGMRRITWPTTQLYVARPPGAHRDVVLVRGIEPNMRWRGFCAEILAAADDLEVTQVVTLGALLAETPHTRPIPVTGTATELDLDDRLKLEPSTYEGPTGIVGVLQDACARLDIPAVSFWAAVPHYLPQPPCPKGTLALLTQVEDLLEIAVPLGDLPEESRAWERGVAELAEEDDDVAEYVRSLEESKDTADLPEASGDAIARDFERYLKRRENPDDGPV, from the coding sequence GTGATCGAGATCGACACCGTCCGCCCGCTCGTCAACCCCGTCCTGATCAGTGCCTTCGAGGGCTGGAACGACGCCGCCGGCGCGGCCACCGGGGTGATCGACCACCTCGTGGAGGTCTGGGACGCGCAGCTGGTCGCCGCGATCGACCCCGAGGACTACTACGACTTCCAGGTCAACCGGCCCCTCGTCGGCACCAACGACGAGGGCATGCGCCGGATCACCTGGCCCACCACCCAGCTGTACGTCGCCCGTCCCCCGGGCGCCCACCGCGACGTCGTCCTGGTCCGCGGGATCGAGCCGAACATGCGCTGGCGGGGCTTCTGCGCCGAGATCCTGGCCGCGGCCGACGACCTCGAGGTGACCCAGGTCGTCACGCTCGGCGCGCTGCTCGCCGAGACGCCGCACACCCGTCCGATCCCGGTCACCGGCACCGCGACCGAGCTCGACCTCGACGATCGCCTCAAGCTGGAGCCGTCGACGTACGAGGGGCCGACCGGCATCGTCGGCGTGCTGCAGGACGCGTGCGCACGGCTGGACATCCCGGCGGTCTCGTTCTGGGCGGCCGTCCCGCACTACCTGCCGCAGCCGCCGTGCCCGAAAGGCACGTTGGCGCTGCTCACCCAGGTCGAGGACCTCCTCGAGATCGCCGTCCCGCTCGGCGACCTTCCCGAGGAGAGCCGGGCCTGGGAGCGCGGGGTCGCCGAGCTCGCCGAGGAGGACGACGACGTCGCCGAGTACGTCCGCAGCCTCGAGGAGTCCAAGGACACCGCGGACCTGCCGGAGGCCAGCGGGGACGCGATCGCGCGAGATTTCGAGCGGTACCTCAAGCGCCGGGAGAACCCCGACGACGGTCCCGTCTAG
- the mshC gene encoding cysteine--1-D-myo-inosityl 2-amino-2-deoxy-alpha-D-glucopyranoside ligase, whose protein sequence is MRAWTAPDVPDLELVGPPVQVHNSATRTLTEVTPPSGVARLYVCGITPYDATHLGHAATYVAFDLLNRAWRSAGHDVRYVQNVTDVDDPLLERANATGQDWVELAERETELFRTDMEALRVLPPAAYVGAVEAIPRVVEMIEELQKAGAVYAVPNDSGTEDYYFSVTADPSFGSVSGWNREQMLAIFAERGGDPDRPGKRDPLDCLLWQGERPDDPAWDSALGRGRPGWHIECSAIARDHLGTGFDVQGGGSDLVFPHHEMSASEAQVTDPDTPFARAYVHAGMVALDGEKMSKSKGNLELVSRLRGSGTDPMAIRLALLAHHYRSDWEWTTEDLQKAEGLLSKLRDAVALGGGAATGPVTESVLTSLATDLDAPGALIALGTWATATLAGDTSEPGAGEVVRRLADAALGVELGVAL, encoded by the coding sequence ATGCGTGCCTGGACTGCCCCCGACGTGCCCGACCTCGAGCTGGTCGGTCCGCCGGTGCAGGTGCACAACTCCGCGACCCGGACCCTGACCGAGGTCACGCCGCCGTCGGGGGTCGCGCGCCTCTACGTCTGCGGCATCACGCCGTACGACGCCACGCACCTGGGCCACGCCGCGACCTACGTGGCGTTCGACCTGTTGAACCGCGCGTGGCGCAGCGCCGGTCACGACGTCCGCTACGTGCAGAACGTGACCGACGTCGACGACCCGCTGCTGGAGCGCGCGAACGCCACCGGGCAGGACTGGGTCGAGCTCGCCGAACGTGAGACCGAGCTCTTCCGCACCGACATGGAGGCACTGCGGGTGCTCCCGCCGGCGGCGTACGTCGGCGCGGTCGAGGCGATCCCGCGCGTCGTGGAGATGATCGAGGAGCTCCAGAAGGCTGGTGCGGTGTACGCCGTTCCGAACGACTCCGGCACCGAGGACTACTACTTCTCCGTGACCGCTGACCCGTCCTTCGGCTCGGTGTCCGGCTGGAACCGCGAGCAGATGCTGGCGATCTTCGCCGAGCGCGGGGGAGACCCGGACCGTCCTGGGAAGCGCGACCCGCTGGACTGCCTGCTCTGGCAGGGCGAGCGCCCCGACGACCCGGCATGGGACTCGGCCCTGGGCCGCGGCCGGCCGGGCTGGCACATCGAGTGCTCCGCGATCGCGCGCGACCACCTCGGCACCGGCTTCGACGTGCAGGGCGGGGGGAGCGACCTCGTCTTCCCGCACCACGAGATGAGCGCCTCCGAGGCCCAGGTCACCGACCCGGACACCCCCTTCGCGCGGGCGTACGTGCACGCCGGCATGGTCGCGCTGGACGGCGAGAAGATGTCGAAGTCCAAGGGCAACCTCGAACTGGTCTCGCGACTGCGTGGCAGCGGCACCGACCCGATGGCGATCCGGCTCGCCCTGCTGGCCCACCACTACCGGTCCGACTGGGAGTGGACGACCGAGGACCTGCAGAAGGCCGAGGGCCTGCTGTCCAAGCTCCGCGACGCCGTGGCTCTCGGAGGCGGCGCCGCCACCGGTCCTGTGACGGAGTCGGTGCTGACGTCGCTGGCCACCGATCTCGACGCACCGGGGGCGCTCATCGCGCTGGGCACGTGGGCGACCGCGACGCTCGCCGGGGACACCTCGGAGCCGGGCGCGGGTGAGGTCGTGCGGCGCCTGGCGGACGCTGCGCTGGGTGTTGAGCTGGGCGTGGCGCTCTAG
- a CDS encoding SCO1664 family protein has translation MLSESLDLLATGELTLLGRIMPASNQTYLCRLGPEEDAPQAVYKPTSGERPLWDFEDGTLSNREYAAYLVSEALGWSVVPPTLLRDGPAGPGMVQLWCEPDAGADAVDVVAAGPVAPGWLHVVDAHDNEDRPVMLVHEDSPSLRRMAAFDLAVNNTDRKGGHVLAMADGHRYGVDHGVCFHEDDKLRTVLWGFAGLPLEQAEIDGLTSLRAQLDGDLGNELGFLLNADEIAATRRRVDRLLRTGAFPEAGGGWPSLPWPPF, from the coding sequence ATGCTGAGCGAGTCGCTCGACCTGCTCGCCACCGGCGAGCTGACCCTCCTCGGGCGGATCATGCCGGCCTCGAACCAGACGTACCTCTGCCGACTCGGTCCCGAGGAGGACGCTCCGCAGGCGGTCTACAAGCCGACCTCGGGCGAGCGCCCGCTGTGGGATTTCGAGGACGGCACGCTGAGCAACCGCGAGTACGCCGCCTACCTGGTCTCCGAGGCACTCGGCTGGTCGGTGGTACCGCCGACGCTGCTGCGCGACGGTCCGGCCGGGCCGGGCATGGTGCAGCTGTGGTGCGAGCCCGATGCCGGGGCGGACGCCGTGGACGTCGTGGCTGCCGGTCCGGTCGCGCCCGGGTGGTTGCACGTCGTCGACGCCCACGACAACGAGGACCGGCCGGTGATGCTGGTCCACGAGGACTCCCCGTCGCTCCGTCGGATGGCCGCGTTCGACCTCGCGGTCAACAACACCGACCGCAAGGGCGGGCACGTGCTCGCGATGGCGGACGGTCACCGGTACGGCGTCGACCACGGTGTCTGCTTCCACGAGGACGACAAGCTGCGCACGGTGCTGTGGGGCTTCGCGGGCCTGCCGCTGGAGCAGGCGGAGATCGACGGACTGACGTCGTTGCGGGCCCAGCTCGACGGCGACCTCGGCAACGAACTGGGGTTCCTGCTCAACGCCGACGAGATCGCCGCGACGCGGCGGCGGGTGGACCGGTTGCTGCGCACGGGCGCGTTCCCGGAGGCGGGCGGAGGTTGGCCCTCCCTCCCGTGGCCGCCGTTCTAG
- a CDS encoding DUF3090 family protein yields the protein MPTIVHRFDPPERFIAGTVGEPGSRTFFLQARDGARVTSVALEKQQVEILGERIDELLDELMGAGGVVTVIPALTPVDMVDTAPLDQPIVEEFRAGTITLSWDGEDERIVVEVFPVVEVDGPIEADEEELVDLPIDEPEPEELFVVRLPPVLARVFATRAASVVQAGRPSCQFCGGPVDPSGHLCPRANGYRRTQV from the coding sequence ATGCCGACGATCGTCCACCGGTTCGACCCACCGGAGCGCTTCATCGCGGGAACGGTGGGGGAGCCCGGCTCCCGTACCTTCTTCCTGCAGGCGCGCGACGGTGCCCGCGTGACCAGTGTCGCGCTCGAGAAGCAGCAGGTCGAGATCCTCGGCGAGCGGATCGACGAGCTGCTCGACGAGCTGATGGGGGCGGGCGGCGTCGTGACCGTCATCCCCGCACTGACCCCGGTCGACATGGTTGACACCGCGCCGCTGGACCAACCGATCGTCGAGGAGTTCCGCGCCGGCACCATCACGCTCTCCTGGGACGGCGAGGACGAGCGCATCGTCGTCGAGGTGTTCCCGGTCGTCGAGGTCGACGGTCCCATCGAGGCCGACGAGGAGGAGCTGGTGGACCTGCCGATCGACGAGCCGGAGCCCGAGGAGCTCTTCGTGGTCCGGCTGCCTCCGGTGCTCGCCCGCGTCTTCGCCACCCGGGCCGCGTCCGTCGTCCAGGCGGGTCGGCCGTCGTGCCAGTTCTGCGGCGGCCCGGTGGACCCGTCCGGCCACCTGTGCCCCCGGGCCAACGGCTACCGGCGTACGCAGGTCTGA
- a CDS encoding MSMEG_4193 family putative phosphomutase, with product MATVILARHGRTSANASGVLAGRTPGIRLDDVGTEQARTAAARLGGLSLAAAFTSPLERCKETSALLLAGTGLRAKVERGLNECDYGEWSGRKMRTLVKEDLWKVIQAHPAGVTFPGGESMAAMSARAVEAVRRCDAAVTAEHGDNAVFLAVAHGDIIKAILADALGMHLDAFQRIVVDPASLSVVRYTPKRSYVLATNSHEGSLAHLAAQTEKPDEKLGGGAGSTSRATP from the coding sequence GTGGCAACTGTGATCCTCGCGCGGCACGGCAGGACCTCCGCGAACGCGTCCGGGGTCCTCGCCGGGCGGACCCCCGGCATCCGGCTCGACGACGTCGGTACCGAGCAGGCGCGCACAGCGGCGGCTCGACTCGGAGGCCTGTCCCTGGCGGCTGCGTTCACCAGCCCGCTCGAGCGCTGCAAGGAGACCTCGGCACTGCTGCTGGCCGGCACCGGGCTCCGGGCCAAGGTCGAGCGCGGACTCAACGAGTGCGACTACGGCGAATGGTCCGGGCGGAAGATGCGCACGCTCGTCAAGGAGGACCTCTGGAAGGTCATCCAGGCGCACCCGGCTGGGGTGACCTTCCCGGGCGGTGAGTCGATGGCGGCGATGTCCGCGAGGGCCGTCGAGGCCGTACGTCGCTGCGATGCCGCCGTCACTGCGGAGCACGGCGACAACGCCGTCTTCCTCGCGGTGGCGCACGGCGACATCATCAAGGCGATCCTCGCCGACGCGCTCGGCATGCACCTCGACGCGTTCCAGCGGATCGTCGTCGACCCGGCCAGCCTGTCGGTGGTCCGGTACACCCCGAAACGCTCCTACGTGCTGGCGACGAACAGCCACGAGGGTTCGCTCGCCCACCTGGCCGCGCAGACCGAGAAGCCCGACGAGAAGCTCGGCGGCGGCGCCGGCAGTACGTCGCGCGCGACCCCGTAG
- a CDS encoding magnesium and cobalt transport protein CorA: MIVDNALYRQGVRVDCGTSTADLSGVRSRATDGDFVWVGLHEPTKHELDTVAALYDLHPLAVEDALTAHQRPKLERYEESLFLTLKTLWYVDADDAVETGEINVFIGHNFVVTVRHGTGGGLHDARVALEGMQSVLAHGPSAVVYAVCDQVVDAYEAVADELVIDVDEVEASVFADRRTNDSARIYVLKRELAEMRRAVLPLREPVSRFASGAARGVHPDSAPYFRDVADHLNRVAETMESLESLLSAAFEAHLAQISIQQNDDMRKISAAVGLVAAPTLVAGIYGMNFTHMPELGWVLGYPMSLLMMAASSLAIWIVARRSGWL; encoded by the coding sequence GTGATCGTCGACAACGCGCTGTACCGCCAGGGAGTCCGCGTCGACTGCGGCACCTCGACGGCCGACCTCTCCGGCGTGCGCTCCCGGGCCACCGACGGCGACTTCGTGTGGGTCGGGCTGCACGAGCCCACCAAGCACGAGCTCGACACCGTGGCCGCGCTCTACGACCTGCACCCGCTCGCCGTCGAGGACGCCCTGACCGCCCACCAGCGCCCGAAGCTCGAGCGCTACGAGGAGTCGCTGTTCCTCACCCTCAAGACGCTCTGGTACGTCGACGCGGACGATGCTGTCGAGACCGGCGAGATCAACGTGTTCATCGGGCACAACTTCGTCGTCACGGTCCGGCACGGTACGGGCGGCGGCCTCCACGACGCGCGGGTCGCCCTGGAGGGGATGCAGTCGGTCCTCGCGCACGGCCCGTCCGCCGTCGTCTACGCCGTGTGCGACCAGGTCGTCGACGCCTACGAGGCGGTTGCCGACGAGCTGGTCATCGACGTCGACGAGGTCGAGGCCTCGGTGTTCGCCGACCGGCGTACGAACGACTCGGCGCGGATCTACGTCCTGAAGCGCGAGCTGGCGGAGATGCGGCGTGCCGTGCTTCCGTTGCGCGAACCGGTCAGCCGGTTCGCCAGCGGCGCGGCACGAGGCGTCCACCCCGACTCGGCCCCGTACTTCCGCGACGTGGCGGACCACCTCAACCGGGTGGCCGAGACGATGGAGAGCCTCGAGTCGCTGCTGTCCGCCGCGTTCGAGGCGCACCTGGCGCAGATCAGCATCCAGCAGAACGACGACATGAGGAAGATCTCCGCAGCGGTCGGCCTCGTCGCTGCGCCCACGCTGGTGGCGGGAATCTACGGGATGAACTTCACCCACATGCCGGAGCTCGGCTGGGTGCTCGGGTACCCGATGTCGTTGCTGATGATGGCAGCGAGCTCGTTGGCGATCTGGATCGTCGCGCGACGTTCCGGCTGGCTGTAG
- a CDS encoding undecaprenyl-diphosphate phosphatase codes for MDYLDAIILGTVEGLTEFLPVSSTGHLTIAEKILGHQIDAPEITAFTAVIQTGAIAAVLVYFRHDIWRIAKAWTAGVFRPEYRGSRDHRMGWYIIVGSLPIGVVGFAARDLISGDLRSLWVVGIALIVWSGAMLLAEKRGSQSRGEDGLTLRDAVVMGLVQCLALIPGVSRSGASISAGLFQGLDRVAATKMSFYLGIPSLVGAGIYELKDAGGIDAGVVVVGTLVSFLVAYASVAWLLKFVSGNSIGKFVPYRVVLGAVILVLLATGAMNAT; via the coding sequence GTGGACTACTTGGACGCGATCATTCTCGGCACCGTCGAGGGGCTCACCGAATTCCTGCCGGTCTCCAGCACCGGCCACCTGACGATCGCCGAGAAGATCCTCGGGCACCAGATCGACGCCCCGGAGATCACCGCGTTCACCGCCGTCATCCAGACCGGGGCGATCGCGGCGGTGCTCGTCTATTTCCGCCACGACATCTGGCGGATCGCGAAGGCCTGGACCGCGGGTGTGTTCCGACCGGAGTACCGGGGCTCCCGCGACCACCGGATGGGGTGGTACATCATCGTCGGCTCCCTGCCGATCGGGGTCGTCGGTTTCGCCGCGCGCGACCTGATCTCCGGGGACCTCCGCTCGCTCTGGGTGGTCGGCATCGCGCTCATCGTCTGGAGCGGCGCGATGCTGCTCGCCGAGAAGCGCGGGAGCCAGTCGCGCGGCGAGGACGGTCTGACCCTGCGTGACGCGGTCGTGATGGGACTCGTCCAGTGCCTCGCCCTCATCCCCGGTGTCTCCCGGTCCGGGGCCAGCATCTCCGCAGGCCTGTTCCAGGGCCTGGACCGGGTCGCAGCAACGAAGATGTCGTTCTACCTCGGCATCCCGTCCCTGGTCGGCGCCGGCATCTACGAGCTGAAGGACGCCGGAGGGATCGACGCCGGCGTGGTGGTGGTCGGGACGCTCGTCTCGTTCCTCGTCGCGTACGCCTCGGTCGCGTGGTTGCTCAAGTTCGTCAGCGGGAACAGCATCGGGAAGTTCGTGCCGTACCGCGTGGTGCTCGGCGCCGTGATCCTGGTGCTGCTGGCCACCGGCGCGATGAACGCGACCTGA
- a CDS encoding aldo/keto reductase, whose translation MQQRYLGSTGLKVSRLGLGTMTWGRDTDEHEARDQLVSFVEAGGTLLDTAAGYANGDSERVIGQLLGDVVPRSEVVLATKAGISRLRGERETNASRGFLLSSLDASLKRLKVDHVDLWQVHTWVDDAPLEETLSALDYAVTSGRASYVGISNYTGWQSAQAATWQRAVPGRAVLASNQVEYSLLSRGVEAEVIPAAQALGLGILPWSPLGRGVLTGKYRTGTPADSRAASPHFSSFVGRHLNDRSQRVVEAIARAGEGLGWTPLEVALSWVRDAPGVTAPIVGARTADQLRASLLAEECELPAEIRQALEDVSTPEPPGE comes from the coding sequence ATGCAGCAGCGGTACCTCGGTAGCACCGGCCTGAAGGTCTCTCGTCTGGGCCTGGGCACGATGACCTGGGGCCGCGACACCGACGAGCACGAGGCCCGCGACCAGCTCGTCTCCTTCGTCGAGGCCGGCGGCACCCTGCTCGACACCGCGGCGGGCTACGCCAACGGCGACTCCGAACGTGTCATCGGGCAGCTGCTCGGCGACGTCGTCCCGCGCTCGGAGGTCGTCCTCGCCACCAAGGCAGGCATCAGCCGGCTCCGCGGCGAGCGTGAGACCAACGCGTCGCGCGGCTTCCTGCTCAGCAGCCTCGACGCGTCCCTGAAGCGCCTCAAGGTCGACCACGTCGACCTGTGGCAGGTGCACACCTGGGTCGACGACGCGCCGCTCGAGGAGACGCTCAGCGCGCTGGACTACGCGGTCACTTCCGGGCGCGCGAGCTACGTCGGCATCTCCAACTACACCGGCTGGCAGTCAGCCCAGGCGGCGACGTGGCAGCGCGCCGTGCCCGGGCGTGCCGTCCTGGCCTCCAACCAGGTGGAGTACTCGCTGCTCAGCCGCGGCGTCGAGGCCGAGGTGATCCCTGCCGCTCAGGCTCTCGGACTGGGGATCCTGCCCTGGTCCCCGCTGGGTCGTGGCGTCCTCACCGGCAAGTACCGGACCGGTACGCCGGCCGACTCCCGTGCTGCGTCACCGCACTTCTCCTCGTTCGTCGGCCGCCACCTCAACGACCGCAGCCAGCGCGTGGTCGAGGCCATCGCGCGCGCCGGCGAGGGTCTGGGATGGACTCCGCTCGAAGTTGCGTTGTCTTGGGTACGTGACGCTCCTGGCGTCACGGCACCTATTGTCGGCGCCCGCACTGCCGATCAGCTGAGAGCCTCGCTCCTCGCCGAGGAGTGCGAGCTCCCGGCAGAGATCCGGCAGGCCCTCGAAGACGTTTCCACCCCCGAGCCACCAGGAGAGTGA